Within the Cupriavidus malaysiensis genome, the region GGATTGAGGTGTTCTGCCATCGGAACGATGCGGTTTGCAATGGCCGGCTCGGGCCAGCGTTTCTAACATGGGTGGCATCGATAACGCAATCGACCCGCAATCATGCGGGCGGGACGGAGACCAGCATGTACCTGACCCAAGGGCTGCATCGTGCGGTGCAGCAGAAACCTGACCACATCGCTGTGCGCTGCGGCCGGCGCCAGCGCACCTTCCGCCAGCTGGCGGAACGCGTGGCGCGCCTGGCCGGCGCGCTGCAGGCCCTCGGCATGCGCGAGGGCGACCGCGTGGCCATGCTGGCGCTGAACTCCGACCGCTACGTGGAGTACCAGATGGCCGTGCCCTGGGGCGGCGGGGTGATGAACCCGTGCAATACGCGCTGGTCCGCCGCGGAGATCCTCTATGCCCTGAACGACTCGGGCTCGACCATCCTGCTGGTGGACGAGAACTTCCGCGCGCTGGTCGAGCAGGTGCGCGGCGAGGCCACCACCTTGCGCGAAGTGATCTACTGCGATGACGGCGGCGATGGTGACGGCGGCAGTCACGGCGCGCCCGGCACGCGCGCCGTGCCGCCCGGCATGCACGGCTACGAGGCCCTGCTGGCCGCCACCGCCCCGGTGCCCGATGCCATGCGGCGCGGCGAGGACCTGGCGGGCATCTTCTACACCGGCGGCACCACCGGTTTTCCGAAGGGGGTCATGCTCAGCCACGCCAACCTGTGCAGCTCCGGCCTGGCGCTGCACGCCGAGGGCCTGGCGACGCGCGGCGGCACCTATCTGCATGCCGCGCCGATGTTCCACCTGGCCGACATGGGCCTGGCCATGCCGCACTGGATCGAGGGCAATACCCATGCGGTGGTTCCCGCCTTCTCCGTCGAAGGGGTGCTGGAGACGCTGGAGCGCGACCGCGTCACGCACGTGCTGCTGGTGCCGACCATGATCCAGATGCTGGTCGACCATCCGGCCATGCGCCAGCCGCGCGACCTGGGCGCGCTGCGCACCATCGCTTATGGCGCCTCGCCGATCGCGGAAGCGGTGCTGGAACGCGCGATGGCGGCCCTGCCCGGCGTGGAGTTCGTGCAGGCCTACGGCATGACCGAGCTGTCGCCGCTGGCGACCATCCTGCCGCCGCTTTACCACAGCGCACAAGGCCGCGGCCTCGGCAAGCTGCGCTCCGCCGGACGCGCCAGTTATTGCACCGAGGTGCGCATCGTCGACCCGCTGGGGCGGGAAGCGCCGCGCGGCTGCGTGGGCGAGGTCGTCGCGCGCGGACCGAACGTGATGCAGGGCTACTGGAACAAGCCGGAACAGAGCGCGGAGGCGCTGCGCGATGGCTGGATGCATACCGGCGACGGCGGCTACATGGACGAAGACGGCTTCATCTTCATCGTCGAC harbors:
- a CDS encoding long-chain-fatty-acid--CoA ligase produces the protein MYLTQGLHRAVQQKPDHIAVRCGRRQRTFRQLAERVARLAGALQALGMREGDRVAMLALNSDRYVEYQMAVPWGGGVMNPCNTRWSAAEILYALNDSGSTILLVDENFRALVEQVRGEATTLREVIYCDDGGDGDGGSHGAPGTRAVPPGMHGYEALLAATAPVPDAMRRGEDLAGIFYTGGTTGFPKGVMLSHANLCSSGLALHAEGLATRGGTYLHAAPMFHLADMGLAMPHWIEGNTHAVVPAFSVEGVLETLERDRVTHVLLVPTMIQMLVDHPAMRQPRDLGALRTIAYGASPIAEAVLERAMAALPGVEFVQAYGMTELSPLATILPPLYHSAQGRGLGKLRSAGRASYCTEVRIVDPLGREAPRGCVGEVVARGPNVMQGYWNKPEQSAEALRDGWMHTGDGGYMDEDGFIFIVDRMKDMIISGGENVYSAEVENALAQHGAVASCAVIGIPSAEWGEAVHAVVVRRPGADVAAEALIAHCKTLIAGYKCPRSVQFRDAMPLSGAGKILKTELRKPYWEALARQVG